Proteins from one Sulfurospirillum tamanense genomic window:
- a CDS encoding energy-coupling factor transporter transmembrane component T family protein, whose product MVYEAPQMNPAVALVLVVVYGGGVALMQSLSLAMVLPLMWLGVYQRHALGRVLKTLVLVNVLVAVLVIALVLQGAHDMALLVAVRSNCMVAFVLLCFDQKDANALACGMQQLRLPDVLVSMVFFTAKFIELLRRECVQFKNTAKVRGFVPKTTLLTYRTVAGFVGMLIIKAFERARQLQYTMKVRQFQGRIYTLEATPCPRLGEWGLLGVSGISLVLYAGGWL is encoded by the coding sequence GTGGTTTATGAAGCGCCCCAAATGAATCCTGCTGTTGCTTTGGTGTTGGTGGTGGTTTATGGTGGTGGTGTAGCACTCATGCAAAGCCTCTCTTTAGCGATGGTCTTGCCCCTTATGTGGCTTGGGGTGTACCAACGCCATGCCCTAGGACGTGTGCTAAAAACCTTGGTGTTAGTGAACGTGTTAGTGGCGGTTTTGGTCATCGCTCTTGTCCTCCAAGGCGCCCATGACATGGCGCTTTTGGTGGCGGTGCGTTCGAATTGCATGGTGGCCTTTGTGCTGTTGTGTTTTGACCAAAAAGACGCCAATGCACTGGCGTGCGGGATGCAACAGTTGCGTTTGCCAGATGTGCTTGTGAGTATGGTGTTTTTCACGGCCAAGTTCATTGAACTGTTGCGGCGAGAATGTGTGCAGTTTAAAAACACCGCCAAGGTGCGGGGATTTGTCCCCAAAACAACCCTGCTCACGTACCGTACGGTAGCGGGATTTGTGGGGATGCTCATCATCAAAGCCTTTGAACGTGCAAGGCAGTTACAGTACACCATGAAAGTGCGCCAGTTTCAAGGGCGCATCTACACCCTTGAAGCCACCCCGTGCCCAAGACTGGGTGAATGGGGATTGCTTGGGGTAAGTGGTATTTCTTTGGTCTTATACGCAGGAGGGTGGTTATGA
- a CDS encoding LysE family translocator — translation MSEYAFLLPLAAVNLLGAMSPGPSFVIVAKTALGESKEAGLAVALGMGLGAACFFLLAAFGLYAILETVPMLYMVLKIAGGLYLCYLAVMIFKHAKTPLSTIKRVKEKHWLGYVGYGLAVQLSNPKTAIVIGSVVVAFLPKEIPPFTPWLLALMGLVTDVGWYATVVLLFSRPKAQQTYLRLKTSIDRVAGVALGALGIKVLATP, via the coding sequence GTGAGTGAATACGCGTTTTTATTGCCCTTAGCGGCAGTTAATCTCTTAGGCGCCATGAGTCCAGGGCCCAGTTTTGTCATCGTGGCTAAGACCGCACTGGGAGAATCTAAAGAAGCAGGGTTGGCCGTTGCCCTTGGCATGGGATTGGGCGCGGCATGCTTTTTCCTTTTGGCAGCCTTTGGATTGTACGCTATCTTGGAAACCGTTCCCATGCTGTACATGGTGCTAAAAATAGCGGGCGGCCTTTACTTGTGTTATTTGGCGGTGATGATTTTTAAACACGCCAAGACGCCTTTGAGCACCATCAAGCGTGTTAAGGAGAAACACTGGCTAGGTTACGTGGGGTACGGGCTGGCAGTGCAACTAAGTAATCCCAAAACGGCTATTGTCATCGGGAGTGTTGTCGTGGCATTTTTACCCAAAGAAATCCCGCCTTTTACCCCGTGGCTTTTGGCACTTATGGGGCTTGTAACAGACGTGGGATGGTACGCAACTGTAGTATTGCTTTTTTCGCGCCCAAAAGCACAACAAACATATTTAAGACTCAAAACAAGCATAGACCGCGTGGCCGGTGTTGCTCTTGGAGCATTAGGAATCAAGGTGTTGGCTACGCCTTAA
- a CDS encoding DEAD/DEAH box helicase, with translation MPFQSLGIDPRLCTTLATLGYNVPTPVQEKVIPLILQGRDLMATAQTGTGKTAAYVLPLLHNLINSPASPALRGLILVPTRELATQVERSVRTYAQHTGLTSCAVYGGAKLSTQTKKLESGVQILIATPGRLLEHLKLGNVSLESLRLVVFDEADRILDMGFWADVQTLVALFPKKRQTLLFSVNLNKSIKRFSEICLKKPLTIALTPTVPDTSHIAQIFYGCDKEQKNELLSYLIGSRNFSQALVFTRTKGSADVLGAHLKESGLKTAIFHGDIPYAHRAKALNAFKAGVIQVLVATDIASRGLDIEKLPVIINFDLPPDAEDYIHRIGRTGRAGESGEAFTLVTPEDKSKLKEIEALAKRTFKIDFLEGFEAKRWHIPKPKKQGKRPTQKGKKPDTKLGKKTNAKTATKPTQKHPTKKAKR, from the coding sequence ATGCCATTTCAATCGCTGGGAATTGACCCACGTTTGTGCACAACTCTTGCCACGCTTGGCTACAATGTGCCCACGCCCGTCCAAGAAAAAGTCATCCCACTTATCCTCCAAGGGCGCGACCTTATGGCCACAGCCCAAACAGGCACAGGCAAAACTGCCGCATACGTGTTGCCCCTGCTTCACAACCTCATCAACAGCCCCGCCTCCCCTGCCCTTCGCGGACTCATCCTTGTGCCTACCCGCGAACTGGCCACGCAAGTGGAGCGCAGTGTGCGAACTTACGCGCAACACACAGGATTGACAAGTTGTGCTGTGTACGGGGGTGCAAAACTTTCCACTCAAACCAAAAAACTCGAAAGCGGTGTGCAGATTCTAATCGCCACGCCTGGGCGTTTGTTAGAGCATTTGAAGCTAGGCAATGTGAGTCTAGAGAGCTTGCGTTTAGTGGTGTTTGATGAGGCAGACCGCATCTTAGACATGGGCTTTTGGGCAGATGTGCAAACCCTTGTCGCGCTCTTTCCGAAAAAACGCCAAACCTTGCTTTTTTCCGTCAACCTCAACAAATCTATCAAGCGGTTTTCAGAGATTTGCCTCAAAAAACCCCTCACCATCGCCCTCACACCCACGGTGCCAGACACCTCGCACATTGCTCAAATCTTTTACGGGTGTGACAAAGAGCAAAAAAACGAGCTCCTTTCTTACCTCATTGGGTCGCGTAATTTTTCCCAAGCGTTGGTCTTTACTAGAACCAAAGGCAGTGCTGACGTTCTAGGCGCGCACTTGAAAGAAAGCGGCCTAAAAACGGCTATTTTTCACGGCGACATCCCCTACGCCCACCGCGCCAAAGCGCTCAATGCTTTTAAAGCAGGGGTGATTCAAGTGCTCGTCGCCACTGACATCGCTTCGCGCGGGCTGGACATTGAAAAATTGCCTGTGATTATCAACTTTGACCTGCCCCCTGATGCAGAAGATTACATCCACCGCATCGGACGTACAGGCCGCGCAGGAGAGAGCGGTGAAGCCTTTACGCTCGTCACACCTGAGGATAAAAGCAAACTCAAAGAGATTGAAGCCCTTGCTAAACGCACCTTTAAAATCGACTTTTTAGAAGGCTTTGAAGCCAAACGTTGGCATATTCCTAAGCCCAAAAAACAAGGCAAAAGGCCTACCCAAAAAGGTAAAAAACCTGACACTAAACTAGGTAAAAAAACAAACGCAAAAACCGCCACCAAACCCACTCAAAAACACCCCACCAAAAAGGCCAAACGATGA
- a CDS encoding energy-coupling factor ABC transporter ATP-binding protein, translating into MSCSVTLRALTLRRDGVCLCEGINLDVSHKEKIAIIGPNGCGKTTLLETLVGLRLPQGGTLELFHQPMTCEKDYEPLRFVVGYLFQDSDNQFLSPIVEDDVAFGLLVNGVSVEEARLKTRMMLEDLGISHLAKKVVYHLSGGEKKLVALAGVLITEPKLLLLDEPTNGLDALMQQRLVEILRGIDKSIIIVSHHQEFIDSVVDGVYEMRPKGLTRIR; encoded by the coding sequence ATGAGTTGTTCGGTGACGCTTCGTGCTCTGACGCTGAGGCGTGATGGGGTTTGCTTGTGCGAGGGAATAAACTTGGACGTTTCCCACAAAGAGAAAATCGCCATCATTGGGCCAAACGGGTGTGGTAAGACCACCTTGCTAGAAACCCTTGTAGGACTTCGTTTGCCTCAAGGGGGAACGTTGGAACTGTTTCATCAACCCATGACCTGCGAGAAAGACTACGAGCCTTTACGGTTTGTGGTGGGGTATTTGTTTCAAGATTCGGACAACCAATTTCTCTCGCCCATCGTGGAAGATGACGTGGCGTTTGGCTTGTTAGTCAATGGCGTTAGTGTGGAAGAAGCGCGCCTAAAAACACGGATGATGCTCGAAGACTTGGGCATTTCGCACTTGGCTAAAAAGGTCGTGTACCACCTCTCAGGCGGGGAGAAAAAACTGGTCGCGTTAGCGGGTGTTTTGATTACTGAACCCAAGTTGCTTTTGTTGGATGAGCCGACCAATGGACTAGACGCGCTCATGCAACAACGCTTGGTGGAGATTTTGAGAGGAATCGACAAGAGCATTATCATCGTCTCTCACCATCAAGAATTCATCGACTCGGTGGTAGATGGGGTGTATGAAATGCGCCCCAAAGGTTTGACGCGTATACGCTAA
- the cbiM gene encoding cobalt transporter CbiM, with the protein MHISEGVLRPEILLAGAAVSTVLVGWAFKTLRHEEIPKTAVLCALFFIASFIHVPVGPASMHLVLGGIVGAFLGMRVFVAVFVGLLLQGLLFGYGGVSTLGVNVFNIATPALLGYGLFEASKKREKFKSLWWFLVGFVPLSVSASLLSLALALNGEAFVGVAKVIFAAHFPLMVVEGVITLFALAFVQKVSPRLLERAS; encoded by the coding sequence ATGCACATCAGCGAAGGAGTGTTGCGCCCCGAAATCTTGCTAGCAGGCGCGGCAGTTTCGACGGTATTAGTAGGCTGGGCCTTTAAAACCTTGCGCCACGAAGAGATTCCCAAAACGGCTGTGTTGTGTGCGTTGTTTTTTATCGCTTCGTTTATTCACGTTCCCGTTGGTCCCGCTTCCATGCACTTGGTGCTTGGGGGAATCGTGGGGGCGTTTTTGGGGATGCGCGTGTTTGTGGCGGTCTTTGTGGGCTTGTTGCTCCAAGGGTTGCTGTTTGGTTATGGGGGTGTGAGCACCCTTGGGGTGAATGTCTTTAACATCGCCACACCCGCTTTGCTGGGTTATGGGCTTTTTGAGGCTTCAAAAAAGAGGGAAAAGTTCAAATCCCTGTGGTGGTTTTTAGTCGGGTTTGTGCCTTTGAGTGTTTCGGCCTCGTTGCTCTCTCTCGCACTTGCCCTTAATGGTGAGGCGTTTGTGGGGGTAGCTAAAGTGATTTTTGCGGCCCATTTTCCCCTTATGGTTGTGGAGGGTGTCATCACGTTGTTTGCCCTCGCTTTTGTTCAAAAAGTCTCCCCTCGCCTTTTGGAGCGCGCTTCGTGA
- a CDS encoding SulP family inorganic anion transporter: MKFSPKAFMPELFLILRSGYKKEYLGGDLFGGITVAIVALPLAMAFAIASGVGPEKGIITAIVAGILASLFGGSRVQISGPTGAFVVVIYDIVLRHGYEGLALATLMAGVMLMVMGLFRLGAVIKFIPYPVITGFTAGIALLIFSSQVADMLGLKIDQMPGDFLSKWQVIFSHLFQTNGIALVLGLVCVGLIVGAKRVFPKVPGPIVAVIFGAVAVQVFNLPVETIYSRFGEISPTLPTPSFAMDISLENIKLLFPSAMTIALLAAIESLLCAVVADGMIGSRHNSNSELLGQGIANIGSIAFGGIPATAAIARTATNIKAGGKTPLSGIIHAVVLILFMVYLAPYIVMIPLSALAAILMVVAWNMSEIENVKHLFKAPTSDVAVLATTFLLTVLIDLTVAVQVGVVLAAILFIKRIISVSAILDNKIATYEPLPEAFNDPDGIEYKAIKEGVEVYEINGPFFFGIADRLKFVLDAIGVTPRVFVLRMRHVPFIDATGMYALKEFQEKCVAKGTVLVLSGVQPPLLKDLKRFGFVGRVGEENIFDHIDQALIHANTLAVHHEKN; the protein is encoded by the coding sequence GTGAAGTTTTCTCCAAAAGCATTCATGCCAGAACTGTTTTTAATACTCCGATCGGGCTATAAAAAAGAGTACCTTGGCGGGGATCTGTTTGGCGGGATTACGGTTGCAATCGTCGCGCTTCCTTTGGCGATGGCCTTTGCCATTGCCAGTGGTGTGGGGCCAGAAAAAGGGATTATCACCGCCATTGTTGCGGGCATACTGGCCTCCTTGTTTGGGGGTAGTCGGGTGCAAATCAGCGGCCCGACGGGTGCTTTTGTGGTAGTGATTTATGACATTGTGCTGCGGCACGGGTACGAAGGGCTTGCCCTAGCGACCCTGATGGCAGGCGTGATGCTGATGGTGATGGGTTTGTTTCGTTTGGGCGCAGTTATTAAGTTCATCCCTTACCCTGTCATCACGGGCTTTACCGCGGGGATTGCCTTGCTTATTTTTTCTTCCCAAGTGGCCGACATGTTGGGCTTAAAGATTGACCAAATGCCAGGAGATTTTCTCTCCAAATGGCAGGTTATCTTTTCCCATCTTTTTCAAACCAATGGGATTGCTTTGGTGTTGGGGTTGGTGTGTGTTGGGCTGATTGTAGGGGCAAAACGCGTGTTTCCCAAAGTGCCTGGACCCATTGTGGCGGTCATTTTTGGGGCCGTAGCGGTACAGGTGTTTAACCTGCCGGTGGAGACCATTTACAGCCGTTTTGGGGAGATTTCACCGACACTTCCAACTCCGAGTTTTGCCATGGATATTTCCCTTGAAAACATCAAACTTCTTTTTCCCTCCGCCATGACCATTGCCCTTTTGGCGGCTATTGAGTCGCTGTTGTGCGCCGTGGTGGCCGATGGAATGATAGGCTCGCGCCACAATTCCAACAGCGAACTCTTGGGCCAAGGGATTGCCAACATAGGCTCCATCGCCTTTGGCGGCATCCCAGCAACCGCGGCCATCGCCCGCACGGCAACCAACATCAAAGCAGGGGGTAAAACACCCCTTTCTGGCATCATTCATGCGGTAGTGCTAATCTTGTTCATGGTCTATTTGGCGCCTTATATTGTCATGATTCCTCTTTCGGCATTGGCGGCGATTTTGATGGTCGTGGCGTGGAATATGTCGGAGATTGAGAATGTCAAACACTTGTTTAAGGCCCCCACCAGTGACGTGGCTGTGTTGGCGACGACCTTTTTGCTCACGGTGCTCATCGACCTTACCGTCGCGGTGCAAGTGGGTGTGGTGCTGGCGGCTATTTTGTTCATCAAGCGTATTATCTCCGTCAGCGCCATTTTGGACAACAAAATTGCCACGTACGAACCCTTACCTGAAGCGTTCAATGACCCCGATGGGATTGAATATAAGGCGATTAAGGAAGGGGTGGAGGTGTATGAGATTAATGGGCCTTTTTTCTTCGGGATTGCCGATCGCTTAAAGTTTGTCTTAGACGCTATCGGGGTGACACCCCGCGTGTTTGTGTTGCGGATGCGCCATGTGCCTTTTATCGACGCCACAGGGATGTATGCACTCAAAGAATTTCAAGAAAAATGCGTAGCCAAAGGAACCGTTTTGGTGCTCTCAGGCGTCCAACCGCCCTTGTTGAAAGATTTAAAACGCTTTGGATTTGTCGGACGTGTGGGGGAAGAAAACATCTTTGACCACATTGACCAAGCACTCATCCATGCCAACACACTGGCGGTACACCATGAAAAAAATTGA
- a CDS encoding DUF4198 domain-containing protein: MKFAVLVLACVSSLLAHFQTVLVDKSVLEQGDSPKVALKYEFTHPFEQSLMQMEKPQDVGVFVEGARHSLAEKMVAKKKEGMQYWEASYTIEEPAVYQFYVDPVPYFEPAEEKFIRHQTKTIVDAFGAGEGWDEPVGFKAEIIPLSRPYSLYAGNLFSGQVFYQGEPVPFAEIEIEFYNTKGLKAPNGMYVTQVTKADANGIFHVALPKAGWWGFAALLEDDETLAYQGVEYPIELGAVLWLKTEEMR; the protein is encoded by the coding sequence ATGAAATTCGCAGTGTTAGTCCTAGCCTGTGTGTCATCATTGTTGGCGCATTTTCAAACCGTCCTCGTGGACAAAAGCGTTTTAGAACAAGGCGATAGCCCAAAAGTAGCTCTTAAATACGAGTTTACACACCCTTTTGAGCAAAGCCTTATGCAGATGGAAAAACCCCAAGACGTGGGTGTTTTTGTGGAGGGTGCGCGCCACTCTTTGGCGGAAAAAATGGTAGCGAAGAAAAAAGAAGGGATGCAGTACTGGGAGGCGAGTTACACCATCGAAGAACCCGCGGTGTACCAGTTTTATGTAGACCCTGTGCCCTATTTTGAGCCCGCGGAGGAAAAATTCATCCGCCATCAAACTAAAACCATCGTGGACGCGTTTGGCGCAGGTGAAGGCTGGGATGAACCTGTAGGGTTTAAAGCAGAAATCATCCCCCTCTCGCGCCCTTATTCGTTGTACGCGGGCAATCTCTTTAGCGGCCAAGTGTTCTACCAAGGTGAACCTGTGCCTTTTGCGGAAATCGAAATCGAGTTTTACAATACTAAAGGCCTCAAAGCACCCAATGGTATGTATGTGACCCAAGTCACCAAAGCAGACGCCAATGGTATCTTTCATGTGGCCTTGCCAAAAGCAGGATGGTGGGGCTTTGCCGCCCTTTTGGAAGATGATGAAACCCTTGCGTATCAAGGGGTAGAGTACCCTATAGAACTTGGCGCGGTGTTGTGGCTCAAAACGGAAGAGATGCGCTAG
- a CDS encoding NAD(P)/FAD-dependent oxidoreductase, with protein MKSYYDVIIVGSGPAGLGAAFKLAEKSTHSVLLLEKKKISSGGLRNDCKQNYTFPVGFPLEHWSKEEAHDLLEEVKTHLNPALETKQHIEKYQARARKIGVEILSIDQAHVGTDKSAALIKGLIAKLKALGVDVALETEAVHVHAETKEVELGSGERVGFGDVVLAPGRGDYDWLQRQMEAMNVPYSDNIVDIGIRVETKEENYPIVRDYYDPKILFPGKVRTFCTNSGCAHIVRESYKGYYSVNGHSLSRDHASNGLVNFAMLKTIRLTEPVVSGQQFGKILGEMVMQLSGGSVIMQRVGDFRLGSRSKKETFNSDLYDFEPTLKNAVAADLSLSMPAKILRDIWKSLKMLDTIIPGVLHPSTILYYPEIKTYSNKPTFINRDFAVRPHVYIIGDAAGTSRGITAAWACGIRAAQGILKH; from the coding sequence ATGAAATCCTATTATGATGTCATCATCGTGGGGTCTGGCCCTGCGGGATTGGGCGCGGCCTTTAAGCTAGCGGAAAAGTCAACCCATTCGGTGTTGCTCTTGGAAAAGAAAAAAATCAGTTCAGGGGGCTTGCGTAATGACTGCAAGCAAAACTACACTTTTCCTGTGGGGTTTCCCTTGGAGCATTGGAGCAAAGAAGAGGCACACGACTTACTTGAAGAGGTTAAAACCCACCTAAATCCTGCTCTTGAAACCAAGCAACACATTGAAAAATACCAAGCCCGTGCTCGAAAAATCGGTGTGGAGATTTTGAGCATTGACCAAGCCCATGTGGGCACGGACAAATCTGCCGCGCTCATTAAAGGGCTCATCGCAAAGCTCAAAGCCCTAGGCGTGGACGTGGCTTTGGAGACCGAAGCGGTACATGTACATGCAGAAACTAAAGAGGTGGAGCTTGGCTCTGGCGAGCGGGTCGGGTTTGGGGATGTGGTGTTAGCCCCTGGGCGGGGGGATTACGACTGGTTGCAACGGCAAATGGAAGCCATGAATGTGCCTTACAGTGACAACATCGTGGACATTGGGATTCGCGTGGAGACCAAGGAAGAAAACTACCCCATTGTGCGGGATTATTATGACCCAAAGATTTTGTTTCCAGGCAAAGTGCGCACTTTTTGTACTAACTCAGGATGCGCTCACATCGTGCGGGAAAGCTACAAAGGGTATTATTCTGTTAACGGCCACTCCCTTTCGCGCGACCATGCGTCCAATGGCTTGGTAAATTTTGCCATGCTTAAAACCATTCGCCTCACCGAACCTGTGGTGAGCGGACAGCAGTTTGGAAAGATTTTGGGGGAAATGGTCATGCAACTCAGCGGCGGTTCGGTCATCATGCAACGGGTGGGAGATTTTCGCTTGGGTTCGCGCAGTAAAAAAGAGACCTTTAACAGCGACTTGTATGACTTTGAACCTACGCTCAAAAACGCGGTGGCGGCGGATTTGTCTTTGAGTATGCCTGCAAAAATCTTGCGGGATATTTGGAAGTCCTTAAAGATGCTAGATACCATCATCCCAGGCGTGTTGCACCCTTCGACTATTTTATATTATCCTGAGATTAAAACTTACTCTAACAAGCCCACGTTCATCAATAGAGACTTTGCGGTGCGCCCCCATGTGTACATCATCGGTGACGCCGCAGGGACGAGTCGTGGGATTACCGCGGCATGGGCGTGCGGCATCCGCGCCGCACAGGGGATTTTAAAACACTAG
- a CDS encoding cation-transporting P-type ATPase codes for MPTHWRYTMKKIDTPIYALEADAALLHVKSSPEGLSSQEATLRLERDGPNRLSEPPKESALKRFVYQFHNVLIYVLLGAALLTAVLEHWIDTGVIIGVVLVNAIIGFVQEGKAEKALEGLRQMLASKATVLRDGAWSEIDAALLVEGDVVRLRSGDRVSADMRLLEVTGLRIEEAALTGESVPVFKETKPVREEAGVGDRSCMAHSSTLVVAGRGVGVITATGPRSEIGRIGTMMLEVETLQTPLTLQMEAFGKILSLAIIGIAVCFGLLGWWLHGYGLEEIFLAAIGFAVATIPEGLPAIMTITLALGVERMARRNAITRKLTAVETLGSVSVICSDKTGTLTCNEMTVRHVVTPKGMYGVSGTGYAPVGEVQFEGEAVVLEDHPVLGHFARAMALCNDADIVQKEEKWELVGEPTEGALRAFGMKLGVTPKAKRLGVIPFESENKFMATLVEGEKREIFLKGAPDRLLERAAFQWGASGLEPLDKAFWEGQIEALSFQGLRVLAACAKEAAADQEILGMEDVQEGMVFLGLAGIVDPPRPEAIEAIKACHSAGIRVVMITGDHGGTAMAIAREMGITSERVITGEEIEKADEVSLREKVLTCNVFARTSPEHKLRLVKAFQAGGAVVAMTGDGVNDAPALKRADVGIAMGIKGTEATKEAAKIVLADDNFSSIAAAVKEGRTIYDNLKKAIVFILPTNGAEGLVILTAVLFGLALPLTPLQILWVNMVTAVTLALALSFEPSEPDIMRRPPRKSGERILDGVLVWRIGFVSVLIGGATMGVFFYEIHEGVGLEVARTIAVNTLVFGEIFYLFNARFLRTSSLRKEKLFSNPVAWVCVGILLVLQLVFVYMPFMQFLFASSALAWKHWFISLGIGMVIFGIVEAEKALMRRLYM; via the coding sequence ATGCCAACACACTGGCGGTACACCATGAAAAAAATTGACACACCGATTTATGCCCTTGAGGCAGACGCGGCGCTTTTACATGTAAAGAGTTCTCCCGAAGGATTAAGTTCCCAAGAAGCCACTTTGCGCCTTGAGCGTGATGGCCCAAACCGCCTAAGCGAACCTCCCAAAGAGAGCGCGTTGAAGCGTTTTGTTTACCAGTTTCACAACGTGCTCATTTACGTGCTTTTGGGCGCGGCACTGCTTACGGCGGTGTTGGAGCACTGGATTGATACAGGGGTGATTATTGGGGTGGTGCTCGTCAATGCCATCATCGGGTTTGTGCAAGAAGGCAAAGCGGAAAAAGCTTTGGAAGGGTTGCGCCAAATGCTCGCTTCTAAAGCAACGGTATTGCGCGATGGCGCATGGAGCGAAATAGACGCGGCACTTTTGGTAGAAGGAGACGTGGTGCGGTTGCGCTCAGGAGACCGCGTGAGTGCGGACATGCGTCTTTTGGAAGTGACGGGTTTGCGCATCGAAGAAGCAGCGCTCACAGGAGAGTCTGTGCCTGTGTTTAAAGAGACCAAGCCTGTGCGCGAAGAAGCGGGCGTGGGGGATCGCTCCTGCATGGCCCATTCGAGCACACTTGTGGTGGCAGGGCGTGGTGTGGGGGTTATTACCGCCACGGGCCCCCGCAGTGAGATTGGGCGCATTGGAACGATGATGCTAGAAGTGGAAACACTGCAAACGCCTTTAACGCTTCAGATGGAAGCTTTTGGAAAGATACTCTCGCTTGCCATTATAGGCATTGCGGTTTGTTTTGGATTGTTGGGGTGGTGGTTGCACGGTTATGGACTTGAGGAGATTTTTTTAGCGGCCATTGGATTTGCGGTGGCAACGATTCCAGAAGGGTTACCCGCCATCATGACCATCACCTTGGCTCTTGGGGTGGAGCGCATGGCCAGACGCAATGCTATCACCCGAAAGCTGACCGCCGTGGAGACATTGGGTTCGGTGAGTGTGATTTGTTCAGACAAAACAGGCACCCTTACATGTAACGAAATGACCGTGCGCCACGTGGTAACGCCAAAGGGAATGTACGGGGTGAGCGGCACAGGGTATGCCCCCGTGGGAGAAGTGCAGTTTGAAGGGGAGGCGGTGGTTCTTGAAGACCACCCCGTGCTAGGGCATTTTGCCCGTGCTATGGCCCTGTGTAATGATGCGGACATTGTGCAAAAAGAGGAGAAATGGGAGCTAGTGGGTGAACCCACCGAAGGGGCGCTACGGGCATTTGGGATGAAACTGGGCGTGACGCCAAAGGCCAAACGCCTAGGGGTCATTCCCTTTGAATCAGAAAATAAGTTTATGGCGACGCTGGTGGAGGGTGAAAAACGGGAGATTTTCCTTAAAGGTGCACCCGATAGGCTTTTAGAACGCGCCGCATTTCAATGGGGTGCTTCGGGGTTAGAGCCTTTGGATAAGGCTTTTTGGGAAGGGCAGATTGAGGCCTTAAGCTTCCAAGGGTTGCGGGTGTTAGCAGCGTGCGCAAAAGAGGCGGCGGCAGACCAAGAGATATTGGGCATGGAAGACGTGCAAGAAGGGATGGTGTTTTTAGGATTGGCGGGCATTGTAGACCCACCGCGACCCGAAGCTATAGAAGCCATCAAAGCGTGCCATAGCGCGGGTATCAGGGTGGTGATGATTACCGGAGACCACGGCGGTACGGCTATGGCCATTGCTAGAGAGATGGGCATTACAAGTGAAAGGGTCATCACGGGCGAAGAGATTGAGAAGGCAGATGAGGTATCTTTGCGCGAAAAAGTCCTTACATGTAACGTTTTTGCCAGAACCAGTCCCGAACACAAACTCCGTCTTGTCAAAGCCTTTCAAGCGGGTGGCGCAGTCGTGGCCATGACGGGCGATGGGGTCAATGACGCCCCTGCGCTTAAGCGGGCAGATGTGGGCATAGCCATGGGCATCAAAGGCACGGAAGCGACCAAAGAGGCGGCGAAGATTGTGCTTGCGGATGATAATTTTAGCTCCATTGCCGCGGCAGTCAAAGAGGGGCGTACCATTTACGATAACCTCAAAAAAGCCATCGTGTTTATTTTGCCCACCAACGGCGCGGAGGGGTTGGTAATCCTTACAGCGGTGCTTTTTGGTTTGGCTCTTCCGTTGACCCCTTTGCAAATTTTGTGGGTCAATATGGTTACGGCTGTAACCTTGGCCCTTGCCCTTTCTTTTGAACCCTCGGAACCCGACATCATGCGCCGTCCTCCGCGCAAGAGTGGGGAGCGCATCTTGGATGGGGTGTTGGTGTGGCGCATCGGGTTTGTCTCTGTGTTGATTGGCGGGGCGACCATGGGCGTCTTTTTTTATGAAATACACGAAGGGGTGGGCTTGGAAGTGGCGCGAACCATCGCGGTCAATACCCTTGTGTTTGGGGAGATTTTTTACCTCTTTAATGCGCGGTTTTTGCGCACTTCAAGCCTCAGGAAAGAAAAACTGTTTTCCAATCCCGTTGCATGGGTGTGTGTGGGGATATTGTTGGTTTTGCAATTGGTATTTGTGTACATGCCATTTATGCAGTTTTTGTTTGCCTCAAGCGCCCTTGCGTGGAAGCATTGGTTTATTTCATTGGGAATTGGTATGGTAATTTTTGGTATAGTGGAGGCCGAAAAAGCGCTTATGCGCCGTCTTTACATGTAA